AATGTAGTctgaaaaatccaaaattatGGAACAGACAGAAGCTGACCTGAGAAGACAAAAACTATGCAATTCGATCCAACCATCTAAATTTGAAAAGGAACTCGAGGTTCTGAAGAAGGCCTTGAAgaacactactagcaaaataacaacacacacggatttactgtagttaaaagccacagatatccgtgtgaaatagaaatactgacagatatccgtgtgaaatgagcataatggagcccacaataatttatacaataacaatatcaacggaaatccgtgtgcatacacaacagtcacagatatctgtgtaaaaactaaaacattttcacacggatatctgtgtgaaaaacaattcacacggatttctgtacgtattataaattagtttatttagaaatcattaattttttatgttatgtgaattatggagggacggatttccgttacaataagtatttgatacagatttctgtgtgaaatgagtaatacacacggatttcagtgtgaaaatgttgacacagtaatccgtgtgaataaataaCAGTAACAAATGTCTGTGTCAAAACTAAAATCTTTTCACACTGATATCCGTGTGcaaagaacaattagctacagaattctgtgtgaaaaagtataggtgtatataaggttgaccacttatttgatatcgaaataatggcattgagttaatttttttacacaatacctattaatacactagaaatagatgggtaatgtcaaatttattgatttacaatttttattttttggattgcacaaaattcttatatgtctactaatgtggtataactagtttattagttgtaatgaaaagtatacattccataagcaacaatgcgtaggaaatagactttattaaaatcgaccgtaggatgttatcatgataagaataaatggttgtgttcaaaatttcagctattttcgtcgtcgtttgggtttcgatctagtaggtcaaccctaaaccctaaataatacataaaactaatatgctcataaccgctcactcgtaacttatttttttgatctgtaaactctcatgctctcatgggtagaagctatatcaacaaatgtaaaaaattttgaaattttatctcctcaatggtcggctccccttagggaagtggaagcgtttaaagggttgaccggttgtgaatgttgctacagaaatccgtgtgaaaagaaccattagctacagaaatccgtgtgaaaagaaccacTAGcaacagaaatcagtgtgaatagAACCATTAgctacagaaatccgtgtgaaaaactCTATTAGAGACAGAATTCTGTGTAAACAATCGAATGACAATTAACATAATAGTTAttagatatctgtgtgaaatgttaacacggaaatccgtgtgaaaagaaccattAGGTACAGAATTCCGTTTGAAAAGAACCATTAgctacagaaatccgtgtgcaaagaacaattagctacagaattccgtgtgaaaaagtataggtgtatataaggttgaccacttatttgatatcgaaataacggcggattgagttaatttttttacacaatacctattaatacactagaaatagatgggtaatatcaaatttattgatttacaatttttattttttggattgcacaaaattcttatatgtctactaatgtggtataactagtttattagttgtaatgaaaagtatacattccataagcaacaatgcgtaggaaatagactttattaaaatcgaccgtaggatgttatcatgataagaataaatggttgtgttcaaagGGAAGTGgaagcgtttaaagggttgaccggttttttgtacagacatctgtgtgaaatgagtaacacacgaatatctgtgtgaacaAGGAAATCCGTGTGCAAAGAACCATTAGCTACAGAAGTCCGTGTGAAAAACTCTATTAGTTGCAGAATTCGGTTACAATAAGTTTTTAGTACAGAATTCTCTATGAAATGAAcaacacacgaatatctgtgtgaaatgtagacacggatatctgtgtgaaaagaaaaattagctactaaattccgtgtaaacaataattaacataatataattatatattaccGAGATAAATACACATGGATAtcagtggtaaatatatatgtagctcacacggattttcgtggtaAATGTTTTCCCGCTcatttttttggaacaaattcaatttccctccccCTAGTAGTactacacacggatttccgtggattACTGAGGTACATACACACGGATGTCTGTAGCAAGGAAATgtatttcacacagatttccgtgGAAATTCCGCTTATAACCAGCAAATTGACCCAAATCTGAAGCATATCGAtccctatttctctctctcctctccccgagCCGTCCCCGTCGCCCCAGACGCTGCCGCCATCACCGAGACTTGGAGCACGCCGGCACTCCCGAGTCTGATCCGAGCTCCAGCAACcctgatctctctctccctctccaacTCTCCGAGTCTCCGTCTTGTTCTGCTCCTCAGCGAGTGGCGACGGCTCGGTTGGCTCCTCGCGGCCTCGCCTCTTCTTCTCATCAATCATCATCTGGAGTTCTGCACTTCTGCTGTTCTGGGTGACTGGGTAAGCATCAGAGCATGAGCATCATATGATTCATTTCATATATTGGGAATCCATCATATCGTATATTGATCTAATTGATCATTTGATCTTGTGACTTGTTGAGTTGTTGGTAATGGTATAGACAATAGACCGTAGCCACTAGCCAGTAGCCTTGATTCCTTGAATTGTTGAAATGGGTTGATTTCGGATTTTCATTTTCCAGttgatgttgaaatgaattgaaTGAATTCTTGGGTATTGCTTATTCCCTCTGGTGATCAGATTATGGATAGCCGCACTGCAATTTTCGGAGCTGTTTGTGAGCACCATGGTTCATTTGCTTTTTGGGTTTTACATATTCAGCTTCGCCGTCGCCGGTGACCTCTCGGTGGCCTTGAATGAGCTCGTGTAAGCCCAACATCGACACGAAAGAGTTGGTGCCCAGTGAGACCTAGGCGGAGGCGGCCAATGGGGCTCTGCCTTCTATTGTTTTGGTCCATGGGATTTTTGGCTTTGGCAAAGGGGTATGTTGTGTTTCGGTGTTTGTGAAAATGGGCTGTGATTGGTTATGCATTTTTGGGGGGTTTTTGATTGGTTTGTGTAACTGGGTTTTTGATTTGCAGAGGCTGGGAGGTTCGTCATATTTCGCCGGAGCTGAGAAGAAAGACGAGAGGGTTCTGGTGCCGGATTTGGGATCTCTGACCAGCGTTGACGACAGGTTTGTGCTTGGAGCATTGAAGCCTTTTCTTCACAAATGGATTCATTTGGATTAGGGCCTTGCTTTGTTTAGAAACATTTACCAATAAAGTTAATTCTAGATTTCTAGATTTGTATGGAAAAGGATCGAATCCACACAAATAATAAGGAGATAGATATGAAAGAAAATGGATACTTGATTTAGTGATATCACTGCAACACTCATGATGCAATTGAATATAAaaggagaaaaacaaaaaagaaagaaaaaatactttCAAATGAAACTTCTATTTGACTTCACTGCTCTCCACATACATGCAAATCAATTATGAATTTCCCAAGTAACAATGATTTGATATCAACTATACACAAGTCAGCTTTTACAACTATTGTTTTCCTCCTTTTATTATTTCTGTTACAGACAGAGACAAGTTCAAACTAGTACTCTACTCCAGTACTCTTCCTTCAATCCCACAATTCTTCTCTGCATATATAATTCTCCTTTTACTGTATTTTGATTTCACAACTAGTAAAAGCCTGAAAGCTCTTTCTCCTATTGCTTTATCTCCCAATGGAAAAGGTCCCTATACTTGTTCTTGTTCTCCTTTTGGTGCCAACAGCAACTGCTGCTAGAACCCAAGATGGATCAGAGGACTGGGGCTATGTTGAAGTCCGACTCAGTAAGCAATTCATTCTATCGCATCTTTCTGTGTCTTTTGGTATTGCATCAGAAATGTCAAGTGAATTTGGTGTTGATGACTGTTTGCTCTGTTATGATTGGTTTTCACAGAAGAACACATGTTCTGGTGGCTTTATAGAAGTCCTAACAGAGTTGAGGATCCCTCAAAGCCATGGCCAATTATTCTCTGGCTCCAAGGTGGACCTGTAAGTACTTTACCAATAATAATATTGGAATGAGTGAATGTGGAAAACCCAGAAAGGAAAGTTGTTCATACTCAATAGAACCcagaaatttttttcattttttcttcacTAATTCATTCTGTTTCCATAAACAAATAGGGAGGTTCGGGAGTTGGGATTGGGAACTTTGAAGAGGTTGGGCCATTAGACACCAATGTGAAGCCAAGGAATTCAACGTGGTTGCAAAAGGCAGATCTTTTATTTGTGGTAAGTCATCAAACAGACCAACTCTTGAGATCATTAGAATCTTTCATAtattaattttggttttttggCATAATTTAGGATAACCCAGTTGGAACCGGATTCAGTTTTGTGGAGGACAACGCTCTGTTTGTGAAAAATGATGTGGAGGCAGCCACTGATTTGACAACATTACTAAAAGAGCTATTCAACAGAAATGAGAGCCTCCAGAAGAGTCTTCTGTTCATTGTCGCAGGGCCGGCAAACTCGCAAGGCCGGCCCTGATCCAAACTTTTCACATTTCACTTGGAATGTTGCAGCTTGGGCAGACAACGAAGATAGTAGTACTTGCATTGTTGATGATCATGTACTAATTTTTATTCTAATTAGCATTGGTATGAAATGTCAAAAATATCTTGCTATGAATGTAAAGTTTGAATATTTTcgattgagttgtggatttgttcattttattgtaaatatttgtagtatatttaaattgtagaaaaataaaagtattattatgtttagattgcaaattaattagcagaatttttttttttttaacatgctgttacttttacacacagaaatcagtgagaGTTAAGGTAAAaggatttgacacagaaatccgtgtgagataggtatgtatttgactcagaaatccgtgtgagataggtatgtatttggtacagaaatccgtgtgaaatagagttgttcacacggattgcaTTCCATTATACTTACGGaaagatagtggggcccacttctaatattcacacggacaaaataatccgtgtgagataggtatgtatttgacacagaaatccgtgtgagataggtacgtatttggcacagaaatccgtgtgaaatagagttatTCACACGGAATGCAGCTAATtccggtaatttatatttatgaaATTATAGTGGGGCCCGcgtaagtatttcacacggacaacataatccgtgtgagatgagtattacccccccccctccaaaccacaCGGTAACACCAATCTGTGCGTGTACTGTGTGTAAAagctatttcacacggatttccgtgtgagaaaatcttattacccacagattaaaatccgtgggtaattgttgttttgctagtagtggaaTGAGGAGGAGAATGAATCCGTGGTAAGACTTATCCTTGTTGCAGACTGTGGCATGTTCTCTTCATAGTTTCAATGTATGATATGTTGATTTTAGAGTTCTATTTGTGTTCTACTTTAGTCACTCTAGCAGCAATCTCTCTTGTTAAAGTTGCTTTAGGGATTCTTTAAACATGTATTATATGCAACGGTGTGTTTGAATTGAAAACCAGCATTCGTAAGGCTAATCTTTGACACTTTGTTTGCAGATAAAAGAGATTTTTGACCGTAGGCAAGTTAGCTATGCTGAATATAAGAAATCTATGGATTTACAGCTGATAAAAATTGAGCGAAACTTAGTTGAGCTAGAGGAGATCGTGTCTGATGAGTCAAGAGTCAATGAACTGTGCAAAAGACGCATAGAGATGGAGAAGAGACTAAAAAATCTTGATGTCTTCTGTGCGGCTATGTATTCTACTCTCGAATCGAAGGAGTCTAGTGGTGTCTCCCTTCTCAAAGAAGCTAAGgtgatatattgtagcaatatcaTTTGTAAAGAATAAGTTCATGAGTGTAAAAAGCTGCTTTACTCTTCCTTTCATTGCAAATgctcctctctcttttttttgtgCTTTTTTTAATACAGAAATGGAACGTTGGTTCTGGAATGTGGCATAGCTGACTTTCTTATTGTTATTGGTGAAGCTTGATCATCCTGGTGGACAGAATGGACAGAAAACACGAAAAAGGCGAGGTTCGAAGAAGTCTCAGTAGTAACCTTTGTGAAGATCTGATGGCTGTGAGTGTGCTAGGAACCGTGCAAATATCAgagttttgtgttttattttacatttaggtttttagttATTTCTTATGTTTCTAAGACATTGCTAGATGTTCACATTATTCTTATAACTCTGCCCTTTGGACATTGTTTAAACTACACTATGGTTTCATATgtttgttttggacttttggttaTTCTCTCTCcctattttgattgattttttgaaATGattattctctctcttcttatgTTTTTGGTTTCCACTAATATTTAACTTTGTTTCCTATGTTATGTTTTGGCTAATTGTCATATTTATATTGGTGCTGAACAGCTGTGTTTCTGTTGGTCCCAATGGGGTGATGCCGTGCAGCCCTGATGGTCTAAAGCTGGGTTAAAGACTTAAAGCAAACAATTTTAATCCAATCAGCGAAATTGCTTTGACTGACCGACTCAATTCAGGATCTATTTTTCTATGATATTTTTGTATCCATCTATTGCCAGGCTATACTATTAATTTCAGCTGATTTTAAATTTCTTTGGCAATTATTTAAAGTCGTGCTATTTTTGATGCATTATGCGGAGAGTTGAAGACATAGATCAAAGCATGTAAAAGCCTCTCTAGGAACGAAAATTGTATAAATGCATTCAAAAATTATTATAAATATAAATCACTTTACAAAAGCATAACCCTTTTTTATAAAAACAAAGCTTCGCTGCTGATAGTTCTAGGTTAAATACGTGTCTTTGCATGTGACCGCCTCTTGTTTCTGTTTATAAGTTGGCAGGGTAAACAGTTTCGAATAAAGAAAAGCTCTTTATGGTAAAAATTAGATCTGTGATTGATCCtgaagtagaaaagaatactttgatttagggttttcaataataattctattcatcccacaaaggggtatatatacaaggacaagaggagtagtctaaccctaataggaaacaatcattcctataattacatgataacctaaataaataagaatcataattacataagatttacagctattctacactccccctcaagttggtgcatagatatctatcatgcccaacttgtcaactgagctgtcgaatatcttcctggacactcctttagtaagaacatcagctaactgctcctctgagtttacaaatggaaaacaAATAACCtttttgtcaagattttctttaataaaatgacggtcaacctccacatgctttgtcctatcatgctgaactggattatgtgcaatctcaattgtagctttattatcacaatgcaaatccataggttgtctaagcttgtaacctagatctttcaggacattacgaatccataacatttcacagactccatgtgccatacctcgaaattcagcttctgcacttgatctggccacaactttctgtttcttgctacgccaagtgacaaggttccctcctacaaaagtgaagtacccagatgtagaacgcctgtcagttttatcaccagcccaatctgcatctgtgtatccctcaacttccaattcatcatttttctcaaacagtaatcctttacctggcgccatcttcaaatacctcaaaatccgaaaaactgcatccatatgttcttcactaggacaatgcataaactgactgacaacactcacagcataagcaatatcaggtctagtatgtgaaagataaatcaaccttcctacaagacgttgatatcTTCCTTTATCGGTTGgaatttgatcaggataaatggtaagtctgtgattcatctcaatgggtgtctcaattggattgcagtccagcatccccgtttcagtaagtaagtcaagaacatacttcctctgtgacagtgaaattcccttcttagacctcgcaacttcaatacccaaaaaatacttcagttgccccagatccttcatttcaaactcctttgacagatacttttgtaactcattcatctctttcggacatcccctgtaacaatcatgtcgtCAACATACataataagagctgtaatcttaccattcttgcgcttgataaacaaggtatggtcagaattgctctgtctgtacccaaaggctctcatggactttgaaaatctcccaaaccaggctcttggagattgcttcaggccatacaaagacttcttcaatttacacaccttgccaacttcacttgggtaattcttaacacctgggggcacatccatgtacacttcttcttccaaattcccattaagaaacgcattcttcacatcaaactggtgtaagggccaatctttgtttgctgcaagtgagattagaatccgaacagtattgatctttgccacaagtgcaaaagtctcctcataatcaatcccataacgttgtgtgtatcctttggcaaccaacctcgccttgtatctattaatagttccatctgcattaagcttcacagtaaatacccaacgacaccctacagtcttctttccaaccggcataggtactagctcccatgttgcattcttttgaagagcttccaattcttcattcatcgccttggtccattttggatccgtcaatgcatctTGCACGTTAcgaggaatagatacagtagataattgatcaataacaagtgcatgtgacccagaaatcctatggttagacataaaattagctatagggtatttagctttggctttgatatctggttcatattgtttcttaggaattccctttgtaaccctttgtgatttcctaggttcgacactttctaacccagaagattcattaaagtttaggggtacctgtggaggatcattctgaccaggatcttcagttggtgatgcagaaggggagatatcttgtgtgtgagcttcagatacgtcttgattttgattcaaactatccagaaaagtcgtctcttctgaCTCGGAATTCataacactctgttcggcagttacattttttgtttcggaattcacaacactctgttcggcagtcgcattttctgtttcggaattcgcaacacttctgtaataccccgaaaatttatattattttccggggacattttggaaatgatttcgTGGCCATGGGCGAAAGTACGAAGCTTAGAAGAGTTGTGAAATTAATTCGATCGATTTTATTCGAAAACGTATGTGATTTAGGGGttctcaaaaagtgactttttatacgtaccgaatttgggaaaagttccttcatgaaagttgtagaactcgtcgatacgatcgcgtgcatatatggaacgcaatattcggagttcgtatgaataagttatgattttttgaaaaacTTCCAATTTAGTATAAATATTGCTATTTTCGGAAAATTCTGGAAATTCTTTCAAAATTGCAAAACGGAGCCGACCGCTGCGTTCTCCGCCGGAAAtcgccatttttttttctccattcGATTTCTCCCTCATCCGGCGAGCTTTTGAGGTGAAACAAAGCCCAGACTAGATCGCCTCCTTCCCACGAACATCATGGTGCCCTCATCTCCTCCCCAGACGGCGGCTTCACGGCGGTAGAGCTCGGCTCTGACTTTTACCCGAAAACGGATCAACGCCGATATCTCATGTTTCCGGCCACCATTCTTCGAgttctttggcttgttgaactcGCCTTGAGTTTCTGAACACACTATGCGAAGGATCGGGCCAAGTTGATGAAGTTTTTACGTTGAACGGAGCAGCtgccggtttctggaaaaattccAGCGAACCGTGACTTTCAGGTAGCTTTTTCGACCACTTCCGGTCATTTTCAGACTTCgtgatagttatgaaaattaTTGGGCTTGATGAGAGGAAAAGGAGCAGccaggccccgacaccattggcggtggtcggcggtgGCTCTGTCCCTTTTTCCGgcggccttttccggccacctccgggggtcaaaaatgtgatttgTTTACAGTTTTAGATTCTACGTTTCGATACGAtcgtttgcatatataattcataatttttggatatcgtatgatttagttatgaatttttacggtttcgatcgatttcgataatcCAATTAATGTTTTTCGAAGATCGGActgtccgatggacttgtagttttgatatgttgatcgtatgactgtcccggtgactttgtgaggtcacgggcgaagatccgaccgttggatcttcgtataattgtgatttagtgatttggaaggcgattcgtgagaatccgaccgtcggattttcgtgaaattttgtagagatgtttataaggacaattcaggaagatctgaccgttggatcttcgtgataattttgggggATGATCCTATGgacgatccgtgaggatccgatcgttggatcatcatataatttcgatccgaccgttggatcgtctttattttaattatgagttgttggctaagttatgatcatattggatttaggtgattgacggtcttccttggtgaACGGTTTTGGCgtgttttgtgaaattgaagacgcagcgggattagaggtgagtaaatctcacgcggttcatattacgaaccgagtactgttaattaatttattttgtcgtaattgtgtgaaaaatatttatggaataaatatttgttttaaatcatatggacttgatcaactacggtccataggtaagtaaaatgattttaagtATACAAAATGATTTTCACgatttttgtgcttgatttatagttgatattagtggtcattcctgagtgggtgattacgtatatatataattacgtgattatatgtggaatggtgtgacattgaagagtgtggaattgtgatgatttatttattatgGTTTGAGATGTGACTTACCATATTTATATGTGCTTTATACGTGACTTACCATATTTATATGTGCTTTATACGTGACTTATCATATTTATACGTGATGATTATGATCACTGAGTCATGTAGATTTTATGATGGACATTGGGGGATGTATAGAGGGTAGaattgtagtgctctgaggactgggAGTCCAAAGACCGCCGGTTAGATAAGAACCGAGATGTAgttgtagtgctctgaggactgggaatccgaagaccgccggttagaTAAGAACCGAGAGGGTAGaattgtagtgctctgaggactaggagtccgaagaccgccggttagaTAAGAACCGAGAGGGTAGaattgtagtgctctgaggactgggagtccgaagaccgccggttagaTAAGAACCGAGATGTAGTTGTAGTTGGATCCAAACAGTTGGGATGGACCAAAGTAGTGATATTGTGGATTTGaggattgtggaaatgtattcGTTGTGGATTTTCCGCGTTTTGGTTTGATGTTTACTTAcagatgttgagattgttgatttttacttgagttaaaataaATGTGTTATAAAATCAACATTCccttcttatttactcacgagctgtcaaaagcttaccgggtttggtgttgttgcaatcccggtacactattcaaattgtgtagcgggaaatCTTGCAGGTTAGGAGATTCAGGGCGGTGATCGCACGGGTTAGAGTAATAGGTATAGTTTTACAGTGATTGTAATAGCGAGGTGAGTGATGCTCAATTTGAGCTTTacatatttactttgtttaagTGAGTTGTAATAATTAATTTGAGATTCGAAATTTGAGTGatttgtgtttttagttgattTTTCATGTTTCGGACTTTGAAttagttattcaaaattcggggcgtgacaacttcgttcggcagtcgcattgtctatttcggaattcacaatgatctgttcggcaactgcattttctgtttccaaatttctaccctcaaatgtatcctccaaattttccaagt
This portion of the Rosa chinensis cultivar Old Blush chromosome 1, RchiOBHm-V2, whole genome shotgun sequence genome encodes:
- the LOC112192867 gene encoding uncharacterized protein LOC112192867 isoform X2, encoding MEQTEADLRRQKLCNSIQPSKFEKELEVLKKALKNEEENESIKEIFDRRQVSYAEYKKSMDLQLIKIERNLVELEEIVSDESRVNELCKRRIEMEKRLKNLDVFCAAMYSTLESKESSGVSLLKEAKLDHPGGQNGQKTRKRRGSKKSQ
- the LOC112192867 gene encoding uncharacterized protein LOC112192867 isoform X1, which gives rise to MEQTEADLRRQKLCNSIQPSKFEKELEVLKKALKNEEENESVIKEIFDRRQVSYAEYKKSMDLQLIKIERNLVELEEIVSDESRVNELCKRRIEMEKRLKNLDVFCAAMYSTLESKESSGVSLLKEAKLDHPGGQNGQKTRKRRGSKKSQ
- the LOC112192858 gene encoding serine carboxypeptidase-like 51, producing the protein MEKVPILVLVLLLVPTATAARTQDGSEDWGYVEVRLKEHMFWWLYRSPNRVEDPSKPWPIILWLQGGPGGSGVGIGNFEEVGPLDTNVKPRNSTWLQKADLLFVDNPVGTGFSFVEDNALFVKNDVEAATDLTTLLKELFNRNESLQKSLLFIVAGPANSQGRP